Proteins co-encoded in one Populus trichocarpa isolate Nisqually-1 chromosome 10, P.trichocarpa_v4.1, whole genome shotgun sequence genomic window:
- the LOC7475387 gene encoding chromatin structure-remodeling complex protein SYD isoform X38, translated as MASSQSSQNVELEAAKFLHKLIQDSKDEPAKLATKLYVILQHMKSSGKEHSMPYQVISRAMETVINQHGLDIEALRSSRLPLTGGTQMGDSSTAQYGGSSQAVGVGKDSKAGLAENEISKVDPSASSRPPAGPSSAGHDYYQGSGTQRSSQSFDHESPSSLETRSANSQSQERGANQKDGKKAVAKRKRGDSSLHLEMHVENPQQLDPRNTIVNPRKGKMNKVDSPGSYAVRGGENTSFNKVPSSGQLEVSSSYVSAGQQQGGSLSSAHESLTSRCMWNQNKAGLPLERSQVPRFSSNAVSGNATAEIPLQQSAISSLGSSAFSKVHGGMPATSYPAGPMGEPGFAGLVQYGGSEHQKHGLAKGAVASSAEKTSEGFFSANRVDDFPTSLSTGKILENDGGSSNMFAESNKIIQGGRQSSNSELTMIRSTPPRDVGKSPVSQGSVSPGMPFNEQQLRQLRAQCLVFLAFRNVLPPKKLHLDIALGNVVPKDGGTLDGPRKELTDHKGKAQSSNEPTNIPELLMPCGRLNNAKEFDKVLPGLGGRFLDENCASKEADKLKMMEDKSGLPSDPSMLADERKYLYSTRKLDAEIQRQEAVESQAVFTTAMQQPDSARGGLPLSNPVDSMGNAFLQVGKTDHASSATFINKQAIPEAVSWTRIGSQSLPSGSIQLGLVPDRKDNAPSQFHILGNSNASEQDDDDKSAASTDSPPSPKYTMLEKWIMDQQRKKLLTEQGWVLKQQKTKQRIATCFDKLKETVSSSEDISAKTKIVIELKKLQLLELQRRLRSNFLNDFFKPITNDMDRLKSYKKHKHGRRIKQLERYEQKMKEERQKRIRERQKEFFAEIEVHKERLEDVFKIKRERWKGFNKYVKEFHKRKERTHREKIDRIQREKINLLKINDVEGYLRMVQDAKSDRVKQLLKETEKYLQKLGSKLQEAKSMASRFENDMDESRHAAVVEKNETSVENEDESDQAKHYMESNEKYYLMAHSVKESIAEQPTCLLGGKLREYQMNGLRWLVSLYNNHLNGILADEMGLGKTVQVISLICYLMETKNDRGPFLVVVPSSVLPGWETEINFWAPGIHKIVYSGPPEERRRLFKEKIVHQKFNVLLTTYEYLMNKHDRPKLSKIHWRYIIIDEGHRIKNASCKLNADLRHYQSSHRLLLTGTPLQNNLEELWALLNFLLPNIFNSAEDFSQWFNKPFESNGDNSADEALLSEEENLLIINRLHQVLRPFVLRRLKHKVENQLPEKIERLVRCEASAYQKLLMKRVEENLGSIGNSKARTVHNSVMELRNICNHPYLSQLHADEVDTLIPKHFLPPIIRLCGKLEMLDRLLPKLKATDHRVLFFSTMTRLLDVMEEYLTWKQYRYLRLDGHTSGGDRGSLIDRFNQQDSPYFIFLLSIRAGGVGVNLQAADTVIIFDTDWNPQVDLQAQARAHRIGQKRDVLVLRFETVQTVEEQVRASAEHKLGVANQSITAGFFDNNTSAEDRREYLESLLRECKKEEAAPVLDDDALNDLLARSESEIDVFESVDKQRRHQEMATWKSLLSGQGMDALEPLPPLPSRLVTDDDLKALYEAMKLYDMPKAGAESNAGAKRKGQHVGGLDAKHYGRGKRAREVRSYEEQWTEEEFEKMCQAESPDSPKVKEETGERNLPKEASGSLLAIGCTEPQAPPQLPPLPPPVEPLLLQQSKEVTPPSKRGRGRPRRATSDKSPAAMVLSVPPETGKVDVELQKGIESGSSKTSPLDSSPVPNLEGNSGATPHLGSRIAPSAQPTTPVSVALSSQITTAPLSVPLQSRGRGRKVQGAVQTPRRRGKNQVAVSPTTSSSAVPDPNINDQSQNVSVNPSVIAMGGTVSSAPMPQHPTNFPAAAAAAVEGISAATHHSGPGTALDSQPNPPNPSISPTIQSIVPSSSVPMQVKGQNRKTQSGTETTRRKGKKEVPVSPSVPDASDSQLSKSNPTLSQDKSGESGSKAIFMVSNQQNDALDRDVNQEQVSQEVGQDKKATELLDDVAQHRQPASTLTTHDGITRSMACAGSSGQIHGVDMHDVASVTKEVSAVNSSSKAKVLEVSGSESGVILSTPQLSKRFAEVVQNQSSEDNPSPVVYPATESLLHSATVEGVCKTVHQLAPKITSSSQPISSYPSVTPVFQSNTPEAMQVKRQGHKAPTRGEAPRRRGKKQGSISPAVDATIGQDPIVNPQMQMQNKSRDSLGSKVISLRSAQGNELKELKNVVQEAHIPSGLVGQDPKRKEASGILAVGRIQTADVTDVARVMKEIFSETCSSKNKIGDSSTVEVRSAPVSSKMSVEVAKNQSSEGKALSAVSILEATLPVMGSSNDDSKQPGSGDGVKMEGDHTPALGKAPTSEINPSMLEIKTSHGPVEKMRELIRASTENPVMGSNMEVNHSVLDAGDRDNITSQRPAPEGLLGDGGDPPMVTLSVSDVTEHPRSDSGYRTQASKASPKFSPHVSLGNRTISIKPDYTDYFSLGTVTPVADHSDSRNILSVADSVSRSSNKPSVKESLDSSLEIRDDEAKTHIQSGVDITKVEGEEVCKMQIDPAVSEASSLKYLSSSNKIEPNSSAAGASHRKDAFSQFGGIVLQNISPLRGNTYGPCENDLVGSSVAVEEPHKTEAGNKAEYSQVGAFVPKDLSENMVLPSSPLAREEEKDSRPFEQGLAGSSIEPETSKGFEAQMASKMDVSNANVIIPEIRPEHMVLPQSFLEAEENINGILENDAACCLVVPEGAKGSEVENDDQMGAQKVSDSVQEIVDPLPSSLVIEEDQVEGSSEKGALCFSVIVQNSGGSEAEAGKQLDASHAETLVRENVSENMVSPRSSLVSEAPVVEGSSEQDIFGFSVVLETSKGSATNNEVQVNPSQVDGVVPETKTGIWMQESEIARSSEKHQDDSSVAKQSKPSAIEEGSQMIVSEVGGIVHETSLENSCVPSVSETKAENANCLYEKSSHCVLLALEEAKQSETESSNQLAVSDFPMTGPENSLENICQSSCSLTMEADKIEGSSKKSSCDISVAMEESKKFEKENDESHVGSKECEESQVVGTSFEHTQVGSIGPEETSGNTDKSSYSSEMQEGKIEGSSQNIPEESNRSEAETDDQTQYGGMALANMSENIEGSYSSGMQEDKIKGSSLNVPEESNRSEAETNDQAQCGGMALANMPEKIEDLSSSGMQEDKIKGSSLNVPEESKRQEAETVTDDETQCDGMAPANMLPSSSLLEEKTDVLSEKDPAE; from the exons ATTTTGCAACACATGAAATCAAGCGGGAAGGAACATTCCATGCCGTATCAAGTAATATCAAG GGCCATGGAGACTGTCATCAATCAGCATGGTCTTGATATTGAAGCTTTGAGGTCATCACGCCTTCCTTTGACCGGTGGAACTCAAATGGGGGATTCTTCGACTGCACAATATGGAG GATCTTCACAGGCAGTTGGAGTTGGGAAAGACTCTAAAGCTGGATTGGCTGAAAATGAGATATCCAAAGTTGATCCTTCTGCTTCCAGTAGGCCCCCTGCTGGCCCAAGTAGTGCAGGCCATGATTATTATCAAGGATCTGGAACTCAAAGGAGCAGCCAGTCATTTGATCATGAAAGTCCTTCTAGTTTGGAAACTAGGTCTGCCAATTCACAATCCCAAGAAAGAGGAGCGAATCAGAAGGATGGTAAAAAGGCTGTTGCTAAGAGGAAGAGGGGTGATTCATCTTTACACTTGGAAATGCATGTTGAGAATCCCCAACAACTTGATCCTCGCAATACCATAGTTAATCCAAGGAAGGGGAAAATGAACAAGGTTGACTCACCAGGGAGTTATGCAGTTAGAGGTGGTGAAAATACCAGCTTTAATAAGGTTCCTAGTAGTGGTCAGCTGGAAGTTTCATCTTCTTATGTGTCTGCAGGACAACAGCAAGGGGGTTCTCTTTCATCTGCACATGAAAGTCTCACTTCCAGGTGTATGTGGAATCAAAATAAAGCAGGGTTACCCCTTGAAAGATCTCAAGTTCCAAGGTTCTCTTCGAATGCTGTTTCTGGTAATGCAACAGCAGAAATTCCATTGCAGCAGTCAGCAATTTCATCTCTTGGATCAA GTGCTTTTAGCAAGGTTCATGGAGGGATGCCTGCCACTTCATATCCAGCAGGGCCCATGGGGGAGCCAGGGTTTGCAGGTCTAGTGCAATATGGTGGTTCTGAACATCAGAAACATGGATTGGCAAAGGGTGCTGTAGCTAGTTCTGCTGAGAAAACCTCAGAAGGATTTTTTTCTGCTAACCGTGTGGATGACTTTCCCACTTCACTTTCAACTGGAAAGATTTTAGAAAATGATGGAGGAAGTTCAAACATGTTTGCAGAGTCAAATAAAATTATCCAG GGTGGCAGGCAATCTAGTAATTCAGAATTGACAATGATTAGATCAACACCTCCTAGAGATGTTGGAAAATCTCCTGTTTCCCAGGGTTCTGTCTCTCCTGGCATGCCTTTCAATGAACAACAGCTGAGACAGCTCAGAGCTCAGTGCCTTGTCTTTTTAGCATTCAG AAATGTTTTGCCGCCAAAGAAACTTCATCTGGATATAGCACTTGGAAATGTTGTTCCTAAAGATG GTGGCACTTTGGATGGTCCTCGCAAAGAGCTGACTGATCATAAAGGAAAGGCACAATCTTCTAATGAGCCAACCAATATTCCTGAACTTTTAATGCCATGTGGAAGGCTGAATAATGCAAAGGAATTTGATAAAGTGCTTCCCGGTTTGGGGGGAAGATTCTTGGATGAAAACTGTGCATCCAAAGAAGCTGATAAACTTAAAATGATGGAGGACAAAAGTGGTCTACCTTCTGACCCCTCGATGCTTGCAGATGAAAGGAAATATCTGTACTCCACAAGGAAACTGGATGCTGAAATACAAAGGCAGGAAGCAGTGGAATCGCAGGCAGTTTTCACCACTGCAATGCAGCAGCCTGATTCAGCAAGGGGTGGTTTACCCTTGAGTAACCCTGTGGACAGCATGGGGAATGCCTTTCTTCAAGTTGGAAAAACTGACCATGCTTCTTCTGCAACATTCATAAATAAGCAGGCAATCCCTGAGGCAGTTAGCTGGACTAGAATTGGCAGTCAATCCCTACCATCCGGCTCCATTCAGCTCGGATTGGTTCCAGACAGAAAAGATAATGCTCCTAGTCAGTTTCACATTCTTGGCAATAGTAATGCTTCAG AacaagatgatgatgataagtCAGCCGCTTCTACTGATTCACCACCTTCTCCAAAGTACACCATGTTAGAGAAATGGATTATGGATCAGCAGAGGAAGAAACTTTTAACCGAGCAAGGTTGGGTTCTAAAACagcagaaaacaaaacaaagaattgCCACTTGTTTTGACAAGTTAAAG GAAACTGTTAGCTCGTCTGAAGACATATCTGCAAAAACCAAAATTgtaatagaattgaaaaagcttCAGCTCTTGGAGCTTCAACGCCGTCTAAGGAG TAATtttctcaatgatttttttaagccCATCACAAATGACATGGATCGTTTGAAATCATATAAGAAACATAAGCATGGCAGGAGGATCAAACAACTTGAAAGGTATGAGCAGAAAATGAAGGAAGAACGACAAAAGAGGATACGTGAGAGGCAGAAGGAGTTCTTTGCTGAGATAGAAGTTCACAA GGAAAGACTGGAAGATGTGTTTAAGATTAAGAGAGAACGCtggaaaggtttcaataaataTGTCAAAGAGTTCCATAAAAGGAAGGAGCGTACCCATCGGGAGAAGATTGACAGAATCCAGCGTGAGaagattaatttattgaaaatcaatGATGTTGAGGGGTATCTGCGAATGGTGCAG GATGCAAAATCAGACCGTGTTAAGCAACTGCTGAAAGAGACGGAGAAGTATCTTCAAAAGCTGGGATCCAAGCTACAGGAAGCTAAGTCTATGGCAAGCCGATTTGAGAATGATATGGATGAGTCACGGCATGCTGCTGTTGTTGAGAAGAATGAAACTTCTGTTGAGAATGAAGATGAAAGTGACCAGGCCAAG CATTACATGGAAAGCAATGAGAAGTACTATTTGATGGCTCATAG TGTAAAAGAAAGCATTGCAGAACAGCCAACATGTCTCCTGGGCGGAAAATTAAGGGA GTATCAGATGAATGGACTAAGGTGGTTGGTTTCACTATACAACAATCATTTGAATGGCATTCTTGCTGATGAAATGGGTCTTGGGAAAACTGTTCAg GTTATTTCTCTAATTTGCTACCTGAtggaaacaaaaaatgataGAGGGCCTTTCTTGGTGGTTGTACCTTCTTCAGTTTTACCTGGCTGGGAGACTGAAATCAATTTCTGGGCACCTGGAATCCACAAAATTGTCTATTCTGGGCCTCCGGAGGAGAGGCGCAGGCTATTTAA gGAAAAGATTGTGCATCAAAAATTCAATGTCCTTCTGACAACGTATGAATATCTGATGAACAAACACGATAGACCGAAACTGAGCAAGATACATTGGCgatatataataattgatgaaGGCCATCGCATAAAGAATGCTTCTTGCAAATTGAATGCTGACTTGAGGCATTATCAGAGTTCTCACAGGTTGTTATTAACTGGAACACCACTACAG AACAATCTTGAGGAATTGTGGGCACTACTCAACTTTTTGCTACCTAACATATTTAACTCAGCAGAGGATTTTTCTCAGTGGTTCAACAAACCATTTGAGAGTAATGGTGATAATTCAGCCGATGAA GCCTTACTTTCCGAGGAGGAAAATTTGTTGATCATAAACCGTCTCCACCAAGTTCTTCGACCATTTGTACTTCGGAGACTGAAACACAAG GTTGAGAATCAACTGCCTGAGAAGATTGAGAGACTTGTTCGGTGTGAGGCTTCTGCATATCAGAAGCTTCTTATGAAGAGAGTAGAAGAGAATCTTGGTTCAATTGGAAATTCAAAG GCTCGAACAGTGCACAACTCAGTTATGGAGCTTCGTAACATATGCAATCATCCATACCTTAGCCAGCTTCATGCGGATGAG GTTGATACTTTGATACCTAAGCATTTTCTGCCACCAATTATTAGACTTTGTGGAAAGCTTGAGATGCTAGATCGTTTGCTACCCAAATTGAAAGCAACAGACCATCGG gttcttttcttttccacaaTGACCAGGCTGCTTGATGTTATGGAGGAGTATCTCACTTGGAAACAGTATCGATACCTTCGCTTGGATGGTCATACCTCTGGAGGTGACCGTGGTTCACTCATTGACCGTTTTAACCAACAAGATTctccatattttattttcttgctcag CATTCGGGCTGGTGGTGTTGGAGTGAACCTTCAAGCTGCTGATACTGTGATCATATTTGATACTGATTGGAATCCTCAG GTTGATCTTCAAGCTCAAGCAAGGGCTCATAGGATTGGCCAGAAGAGGGATGTGCTTGTTCTTCGATTTGAAACA GTCCAAACTGTTGAAGAACAAGTCAGAGCTTCTGCTGAGCATAAACTGGGAGTTGCTAATCAGAGCATTACTGCTGGTTTCTTTGACAATAATACAAG TGCAGAAGATCGAAGGGAATACTTGGAGTCCCTTCTGCGTGAATGCAAGAAAGAGGAGGCTGCCCCTGTTTTAGATGATGATGCTCTAAATGATCTCTTAGCTCGCAG TGAATCAGAGATTGATGTATTTGAATCAGTTGACAAACAAAGGCGGCATCAAGAGATG GCAACATGGAAGAGTTTGTTATCGGGTCAAGGGATGGATGCTTTGGAACCTCTACCACCTTTGCCTTCACGCCTTGTAACAGATGATGACTTGAAAGCACTCTATGAAGCAATGAAGTTGTATGATATGCCAAAGGCTGGGGCAGAATCCAATGCAGGGGCGAAGCGTAAGGGGCAGCATGTTGGGGGCCTTGATGCTAAACATTATGGAAGGGGCAAACGAGCTAGAGAG GTACGCTCTTATGAAGAGCAATGGACAGAAGAGGAATTTGAGAAGATGTGTCAGGCTGAATCTCCAGACTCTCCTAAGGTGAAAGAAGAAACAGGAGAGAGGAACTTGCCAAAAGAGGCTAGTGGGTCTTTATTGGCTATTGGTTGCACAGAACCTCAAGCTCCACCACAACTGCCACCGCTGCCACCTCCTGTGGAGCCTCTCCTGCTGCAGCAGAGCAAAGAGGTAACTCCTCCATCAAAACGGGGGCGTGGAAGGCCGAGAAGAGCAACTTCAGATAAATCTCCAGCTGCGATGGTACTCTCAGTACCTCCTGAAACTGGCAAAGTGGATGTGGAGTTACAGAAGGGAATAGAGTCTGGCTCCTCAAAAACATCTCCTCTTGATTCTTCTCCTGTTCCTAATTTAGAAGGTAATAGTGGAGCCACACCTCATTTAGGATCAAGGATTGCTCCCAGTGCTCAGCCAACCACTCCAGTTTCTGTTGCACTTAGCTCACAAATCACTACTGCTCCCCTTTCTGTGCCATTGCAATCAAGAGGTCGAGGACGGAAGGTTCAAGGTGCAGTTCAAACACCACGGCGCAGAGGAAAGAATCAAGTGGCTGTTTCACCCACCACTTCAAGTTCTGCTGTTCCTGATCCAAATATAAATGATCAATCACAGAATGTATCTGTCAATCCATCAGTAATTGCCATGGGTGGAACTGTTTCTAGTGCTCCCATGCCACAACATCCTACTAATtttcctgctgctgctgctgctgctgtagaGGGTATTAGTGCAGCCACTCATCATTCTGGGCCTGGGACTGCTTTGGATTCTCAACCAAACCCTCCCAACCCTTCTATCTCCCCTACCATTCAATCCATAGTTCCTAGTTCTTCAGTTCCTATGCAAGTCAAAGGGCAAAACCGAAAGACTCAAAGTGGCACTGAAACAACTCGACgcaaaggaaagaaagaggTGCCAGTATCACCTTCTGTTCCAGATGCTTCAGACAGTCAGCTTTCAAAATCCAATCCAACGTTGTCACAGGATAAATCTGGGGAATCAGGAAGTAAAGCTATTTTCATGGTTAGTAACCAACAGAATGATGCTCTGGACAGAGATGTTAACCAGGAGCAAGTGTCCCAAGAAGTTGGCCAGGATAAAAAAGCAACTGAGCTTTTGGATGATGTAGCCCAGCATAGGCAACCAGCCAGCACTCTTACAACGCATGATGGTATTACCAGATCTATGG CTTGTGCAGGATCTTCTGGACAAATACATGGTGTTGATATGCATGATGTAGCTTCTGTGACAAAGGAGGTTTCAGCAGTGAATAGCTCTTCAAAAGCTAAAGTACTTGAAGTTTCTGGGAGTGAAAGTGGAGTTATCCTGTCTACACCTCAATTAAGTAAGCGCTTTGCAGAGGTGGTCCAGAATCAAAGCTCAGAGGATAACCCTTCCCCAGTGGTTTATCCTGCAACTGAGTCATTACTCCATTCTGCCACTGTAGAAGGTGTTTGCAAAACTGTGCATCAGCTTGCTCCAAAGATTACTTCCAGCTCTCAGCCAATTTCATCTTATCCTTCTGTTACTCCAGTATTTCAATCTAACACTCCTGAAGCCATGCAAGTTAAAAGGCAAGGTCATAAAGCTCCTACCAGAGGGGAAGCACCTAGACGAAGAGGTAAGAAACAGGGTTCAATTTCACCTGCTGTGGATGCTACAATTGGTCAGGATCCCATTGTAAATCCTCAAATGCAAATGCAAAATAAGTCCAGAGATTCATTAGGGAGCAAGGTCATATCCTTGAGGAGTGCTCAAGGAAATGAACTCAAGGAGTTGAAGAATGTTGTTCAG GAAGCACATATTCCCAGTGGTTTAGTTGGTCAagatccaaaaagaaaagaagctagTGGGATTCTGGCTGTTGGCCGAATTCAGACTGCTGACGTAACTGATGTTGCTCGTGTGATGAAGGAGATTTTTTCTGAGACTTgctcttcaaaaaataaaattggtgaCTCTTCTACAGTTGAAGTTAGAAGTGCCCCTGTTTCAAGTAAGATGTCTGTGGAGGTGGCAAAAAACCAAAGCTCAGAGGGTAAAGCACTATCCGCTGTGTCAATTTTAGAAGCTACACTTCCAGTCATGGGGAGTTCAAATGATGATTCTAAACAGCCTGGGTCTGGAGATGGTGTCAAGATGGAAGGGGATCATACTCCTGCTTTGGGTAAGGCTCCTACTTCTGAAATCAATCCCTCTATGCTTGAAATCAAGACCAGTCATGGCCCTGTTGAAAAAATGAGAGAGTTGATACGGGCTTCCACTGAAAACCCAGTCATGGGAAGTAATATGGAAGTCAATCATTCAGTTCTTGATGCTGGTGACAGGGACAATATTACTTCTCAGAGACCTGCTCCTGAAGGTCTTcttggtgatggtggtgatcCTCCCATGGTTACCCTATCTGTTTCAGATGTAACAGAACACCCTAGGAGTGACTCTGGATACAGAACGCAGGCTTCAAAAGCATCTCCTAAGTTTTCTCCACATGTTAGCCTTGGCAATCGTACAATTTCCATTAAACCTGATTATACTGATTATTTTTCCTTAGGGACTGTTACTCCTGTTGCAGATCATTCAGATTCAAGAAATATCCTAAGTGTAGCTGATAGTGTATCTAGAAGCAGTAATAAGCCTTCTGTGAAAGAGTCCCTAGATTCTTCTCTTGAAATCAGAGATGATGAAGCTAAAACTCATATTCAATCGGGGGTTGATATAACCAAGGTTGAGGGTGAGGAGGTCTGCAAAATGCAAATTGATCCTGCTGTATcagag GCCTCTTCTCTTAAATATCTGTCTTCTTCCAACAAGATAGAGCCAAACAGTTCTGCAGCTGGAGCCAGTCATCGAAAGGATGCTTTTTCTCAGTTTGGTGGGATTGTGCTGCAAAATATTTCTCCACTCAGAGGAAATACCTATGGCCCATGTGAGAATGATCTTGTTGGAAGCTCAGTAGCAGTGGAGGAACCACACAAAACTGAAGCAGGTAACAAAGCAGAATATTCTCAGGTTGGTGCGTTTGTGCCAAAAGATTTGTCAGAAAACATGGTTCTACCCTCGTCCCCACTGGCAAGGGAGGAAGAAAAGGACAGTAGACCATTTGAGCAGGGTTTAGCTGGCAGCTCAATAGAACCAGAAACATCAAAGGGGTTTGAGGCTCAAATGGCCAGTAAAATGGATGTATCTAATGCTAATGTTATCATTCCAGAAATTAGACCAGAACACATGGTTCTACCCCAATCTTTCTTGGAAGCAGAAGAAAACATCAATGGCATTTTGGAGAATGATGCGGCTTGCTGTTTGGTGGTGCCAGAGGGAGCAAAGGGATCTGAAGTTGAAAATGATGATCAGATGGGCGCGCAGAAGGTGTCTGATAGTGTACAAGAAATTGTGGATCCCTTACCATCTTCTCTTGTAATAGAGGAAGATCAGGTTGAGGGCTCATCCGAGAAGGGTGCGCTTTGTTTCTCTGTAATAGTTCAAAATTCAGGAGGGTCAGAAGCTGAAGCAGGCAAGCAACTAGATGCATCTCATGCTGAGACTTTGGTACGAGAAAATGTATCAGAGAACATGGTTTCGCCAAGATCTTCTTTGGTATCAGAGGCACCAGTGGTTGAGGGCTCTTCTGAGCAGGATATATTTGGCTTCTCAGTAGTACTAGAGACATCTAAAGGGTCTGCTACTAATAATGAGGTTCAAGTAAATCCATCTCAGGTAGATGGAGTTGTGCCTGAAACTAAAACGGGCATATGGATGCAGGAATCTGAGATTGCAAGATCATCTGAGAAGCACCAAGATGACAGCTCAGTAGCCAAGCAATCAAAACCATCTGCAATTGAAGAGGGCAGTCAAATGATAGTATCTGAGGTTGGTGGAATTGTGCATGAAACTTCTTTGGAAAACAGTTGTGTGCCATCTGTCTCAGAAACAAAGGCAGAAAACGCTAATTGCTTATATGAGAAAAGTTCTCATTGCGTCTTGCTTGCTCTAGAGGAAGCAAAACAGTCTGAAACTGAAAGTAGCAACCAACTGGCTGTATCTGATTTTCCTATGACCGGGCCTGAAAATTCTTTGGAGAACATATGCCAGTCTTCATGTTCTCTAACAATGGAGGCGGATAAGATTGAGGGCTCGTCTAAGAAGAGTTCTTGTGACATCTCAGTAGCAATGGAGGAAtcaaaaaagtttgaaaaagaaaacgatgAATCTCATGTTGGTAGCAAGGAATGTGAAGAAAGTCAAGTTGTTGGTACCAGTTTCGAACACACACAGGTTGGTAGCATTGGACCAGAAGAAACATCTGGAAACACAGACAAATCCTCATATTCCTCAGAAATGCAGGAAGGTAAGATTGAGGGCTCATCTCAGAATATCCCAGAGGAATCAAATAGGTCGGAAGCTGAAACAGATGATCAAACTCAGTATGGTGGGATGGCTCTAGCCAACATGTCAGAAAATATCGAGGGCTCTTATTCCTCAGGGATGCAGGAAGACAAGATTAAGGGCTCTTCTTTGAATGTACCAGAGGAATCAAATAG GTCGGAAGCTGAAACAAATGACCAAGCTCAATGTGGTGGGATGGCTCTAGCGAACATGCCAGAAAAGATAGAGGACTTGTCTTCCTCAGGGATGCAGGAAGACAAGATTAAAGGCTCTTCTCTAAATGTCCCAGAGGAATCAAAAAGGCAGGAAGCTGAAACTGTAACTGATGATGAAACTCAGTGTGATGGGATGGCTCCAGCGAACATGTTGCCTTCATCTTCTCTCTTGGAGGAAAAGACTGACGTCTTATCAGAGAAAGATCCAGCTGAATAA